In Salmo trutta chromosome 24, fSalTru1.1, whole genome shotgun sequence, the DNA window CAGTGTGAGTGTAGTGGTGTAGTCAAGCCAACTGCAGTGTATGTGAGTGAGCATATCGTTAAGACAACTGCAATGTCAATGAGCATGGGATTTAAAAGAGCAGTAAGTCATTGTTTTATACCCTCCAGTTGGACCAGCTCTGTGCAGTCGGGTGCTGCATCAGCAGGGTCAGCATTCTGGAGCAGATACAGCGCTCCATCCATCTTCTCCTGGTGGGGGGAGAgacaagagaggaagagagaggggatgagggacgggtgaagagaggagaaagagagtcaTATGATGCTACAGGGTTTTCATTGGTCAAATTATCAAAATGAATGGTGGACTGATTGATTGTACCCATTTAACCAACTACGGATAAGCTAAATGATATAGGCCTGCAGGTATGGACAGTCATAGGCTGAATCCCAAATCACTCCCTTCCCCTTGGTCCTCCATTTGTGCATTCACGCGCGCCTCCACCATATGCACATCGCACCAGGCTTCACAGCAGCAACAGGCCTACTATCAGCAGCCTCTCCTGTAATGGCAGGCAACCAGGGTGCAATACAGCCAGGGCTGTCTGAGTGAGCAGCAGCATATTTCCACCAACAGACACATTGCAAGTGTCCCAAAGCTGGGTGTAGGGGATAATTAACTCTCCAATAGCCACTTCAGCCAAGCCAGCAAGGCTGCAGGCTTCAGAGTGAAGCGCTATCCCGACACGCACCGCAATATGTTTGGAGTTCGCAATGTAATACAAAAGACTGGAGAGGCATTCTTAAATATATGCCACGTGTCTGATTTCAAGACCTGACACACGGAACAGATGAAATACCTCCCAAATAAATGTTAACTGTTACTGACGTTCATCTTCTAAAGTGACAGGGGGATTTGCTCATTAGAATTTCATGCCAATTGTATTATTTTAAAGTAGAACATGAACTGCATCATTTAAGTCACGAGTGTCCCGAAGTTGATGGGTTTATTGATCCCCTCGCCACTCTCTGGAAGTCACCCTCGGACTTTCGTCAGCAACACGTGACAACGCGCGAGTGGTTTTGGAAGCACCAATGTAGTATGTCCAGTACGTATAAGCACCCACCTCATCTATAAAGACAGGCTCAGACTCCACTATGGCTTCTATGCTGGGCTCCTCCGGGGCTGGTGTCTTCTCCACATACGTTACTGTAAGGAGAGcgatttacatttgacatttagccgacacacttatccagagccATTTTACGGTCAGGATTTCAAACATGAAACCAAACACTAGAACGACTCGCCCTGCCTCAGTATGAGGGTGCAGGGGAAGAACCTACCTAGTTCAGGCTCAGCGTTGAGGTTGGTCGTGACAAAGTTGGATGGGAAGAGACCTACTCCTCTGTGATTCTCTCCTTTCCACCAGTTTGAGTCACTGTGGCAGCAACATGGTGTTATCAGATCAAACATTCTTCTAAGTAAACCCTGCATTTTGTTTACATAAAAGGACTGCAGAACCTGAGAAGGTTGGCACTACATATATGACTGAATACAATTAAGTTGAAGCGTGGTTTCCACATTGGCCTATACAATAGGTCATCATATAGGTCAGACTCAGGTTTCCATAGCAACACGTCATTAGCTACCTGTCGTCCAGGACTAGGATGAGCTCCCCCGTCTTGAAGGTGAGCTCGTTGTCTTCGGCCGCCTCAAAGTCGTAGAGCGCCCGCACCTTCCGAGAGTCCTTGCTACCCCCGCCCCCGTTTGTGTTGAAGGGGGGGTCGGCGGACACGGTGAGGGGCCGCGTCTCAGCATGCTGCTTCTGTTCCTGCAGGGACAGCTTGATAGCTGCAGATAGGAGGACAAAGGCATGAGGGTCAAAACACATACTATCACCAGgacaacaatggaaataagttgtACACAAATGTTTTAATCTCTCtaataatgtatttattcattCATCCACATGCACAGTTCACAATGCAATATGACGTGGTGTTCTAGAATCTGTTGGATAGGATCTGTACCTTTGGCAAGGTCGTCATCGTCAGATGGTTTACTAACAGCAGGTGTGGTGACCTTTAGGCTGGACCCCTGTTGACAGAGGTGGTTGGttatagagagcgagagagaaagcctTCCAGAACAAATGGGGATTTGGATTATTTGTGACTGTGACGCCACCTGTAGGGATTAATAGGTACTACAGGGTTTCCATGTAATATTGTGGTAGTAAAGAGAGTATGAATAAGAGAGAACCTAAAATAAATCATCACTTCATATGCTTAAAAATATAGCCCAACAACAGGAAAATAGTGACATTCTATGAAGAACAAACTGCTGTCTGTGAGAGGGGTTGGGCAAAGTAGTTTCAGTAGCAAACACCTCACAGTGTCACTTATTAACAGGACACTCAGCCGACCATTTCAGCTAGGAAGTAGGCTAAACAAATAAGCACCAGACTGTCCCTCAATCACAGAAGGAATTCTCATCCCCCTTATGGGTAGAACTGGGGAATTATTACATCAGAGCAAATCCCATTCGGCACTCACGCCTTAAAAACAGACACACTCCTTCTCTTTATTGCAACACATGGGCGAGCAAGTGCACTGAGAACACAGGCAGACTGCACAACACGGAGCCAGCGAATGTATTCACACAGAGCTTATTTGTTACAGGGGACCACAGGTGGAAGTCACGAGGAGAACTTTGTGTTTGAGATAGGTAGACGATAACAGTCGTTTTAGTTTTGTTGGCGAGTCTGGCTACAATCAGAGGGTAGAGTACTGAAAGATTATGGTGaaaaaaaatgaattaaatgTCGGGTCAAATGGCTCCATTTTCCAGGTAAGGCGCATAGGCCCTCAAAGAACAACGTAACATCAAGGCCCTTTGGCACAAAAATGGTCAATTAAAACAATAGCCAAACTCTTTTAGGAGGGAGGAACAGAGTTAGTAGGGGGGGAGACTGGCCACAGCTTATACAatggtatcaaatcaaatgttattggtcacatacacatggttagcagatgttattgtgagggtagcgaaatgcttatgcttctagatccgacagtgcagcagtatctaacaggtaatatctaacaaattccacaactaaacctaatatctaacaattccacaacaaaacctaatacacacaatctggtaaaggaatgggatgagaatatataaatataaaatatatggatgagcagtgacagagcagctaagatgcaatagatagtgaaggatacagtatatacacatatgagatatgtaaacatccttaaagtggcattattaaagtgactagtgttccatttattaaagtggccaatgatatcaagtacGTAGGTAGGCAGccccctctctgtgttagtggtggctgtttaacaatctgatggccttgagaaagaagctgtttttcaatctctgtcccagctttgacgcacctgtactgacctcgccttctggatgatagcggggtgaacaggtagtggctcgggtggttgtccttggtgatttttttgccttcctgtgacatcgggtgttgtaggtgtcctggagggcaggtagttttccccttggtgatgcattgtgcagaccgcgcCACCCTCTGgtgagccctgtggttgtgggcggtgcagttgccgtaccaggcggtgatacagcccgacaggatgctctcaattgtgcaccggtaaaagttagtgagggttttcggtgacaagccaagttgcgccgccttcaccacactgtctgtgtgcgtggaccatttcagtttgtcggtgacatgtacaccgaggaacttaaaactttctggctggttttctttttgtaatccatgattttctgtagaccctgccacatatgtctcgtgtttgagcaattgaattgtgactccactttgtctctatactgacgctttgcttgtttgattgccttacggagggaataactacactgtttgtattcggccatgtttccagtcaccttgccatgattaaatgcggtagtacatgctttcagttttgcacgaaagctgccatcaatccacagctTCTgattagggaaggttttaatagtcacagtgggtacaacttctcctatacacttccttaaaTACtggctcaccgagtcagcgtatacatcaatgttatggtctgaggctacccggaacatatcccagtccacgtcaacgaagcaatcttgaagcgtggagtccgattggtcagaccagatttggatagacctaagcacaggcgcttcctgttttagtttctgcctataggaggggagcaacaagatggggtcatggtcagatttgccaaaaggagggcgggggagggccatgtatgcatcgcggaagttagagtagcagtgtactgcaatcgatatgctgatagaatttaggtagccttgttctcagattagctaTGTTAAAAAGCCCCAGCTACAATatatgcagcctcaggatatatggtttccagtttgcataatgtCCAGGGatgttccttgatggccgtcttggtatccCCTTACGGGGGGATaaacacggctgtgacaataagcgaggagagttctcttgggagataatacggttggCATtagattgtgaggaattctaggttaggtgaacaaaaggacttgagttcctgtgtgttgttacaattacaccatgagtcgttaatcatgaaacatacacccccgcccttcttcttaccataGAGATGTTTGTTCTTGTTGGCGTAATGCACTGAAAACCCTGTTGGCTGTACGgactccgacagcatgtccccagctagccatgtctccgtgaaacagagtacgTTACAATCCtggatatctctttggaaagcaactcttgccctaatttcacattagcaagtaatatactcagaagcggtgggtggtgtgtgcccatccgaagcctcactagaagaccgctccggcACCCTCTCCTCCGACGGTGTTGTTTTGGGTAGGCCTCtagaatcagttcaaatgccctgggaggtgcaaacaaaggatccgcttgggaaagttgtattcctggttgtgctggtaagttgaagtctctctgatatccaatagttcttcccggctgtatgtaataacacttaaagttttctgggctaacaatgtaagagataatacatttaaaaaacaaaattcTGCACAGTTTCCTAAAGACTTGAAGCGAAGCTGTCATCTCTATCGGCGCCATCTTCAGCAACACTAGGTTAGGGGGATGGACGCCAGGCTGTTGACTATTTTACCTGTGAGCCAGAAGACGGGAAGAcgaccccctcctctctcagaGACTTAATGGTGGCACTGATCAGACTGAGCTGTGGATCTTTCTGGAACTCGTCACACCACTCCACCATCATCCCCTTCAGCTTGTCACACACCTTGGGGTGGGCCTGCGGGGATAATAGTAATTATTTTTAGGCTACTTATTAATTTGATAGAGGCAAAACATTGACACAAAGAGCTTGATAGAGCCAGTCGATTGTTATCCTCACGTGCATAGGTCTGAACATTATCAATTCACCACACATATTTCAACAGAAAAACCTTTGACAGCTTACGTACCCTGCTCAGTATAGCTCGGACTTCAGTGGCAAAGTCCCGTGAGCAGATTTCTAAGTGAAAGATTCTTCCACTGTTATTGACACAGGCAGCCAGCAActgaaaaagagggagaaaagcCAGGTTAGTCCAGTAGTCAGCAAGGATGATCTATTTTGAGgctttacagtaaaacaagagtAATGCTTTGATTCACATCCACACCAAAGTTGAATAATTGATTAACACATTAACAGATATGACACAAGTGAAATTATGCATGTTTTTATGATTGGGGGGGCTAAAGTTgactgagtgaggagagggagacatCTAAAAATAGAACAGCCATGTGACCATCTACCACGATGGTGAGTCAGAGAGAAAGATCACATGGTCTGACGTTGAGCATCATCACTCCATAATAACACTGAGCAGCAGAAAGAACAAAACAGTAAAAACCTTTGTAGGGCCATGGATCATTACACTGACTGTGCTGTGGCAAGGCTGCCCACAGCAATGAGACTGAGTTACGAGCTCAGCGCTCTAGAACTGCCAAGAGCAGCAGGAGATGGACCACTCTTCCCAAATACTTTATTACATCAGACTGGAGTGTCATTGAGGCTTAGGGCAACAGTCAGTTTTTGATCCACCAGCCACAGTGTATAAAGTAATTCACACTCAGAATGTCTTCCAGCACATTGTTCAAACTCTGTTGTCCATCATATAGCAGGATTCATGACTCATATTACCTGTGTATATGATCCCAGCCACTCAACAAGCTCTAGGGCCTGACACCAGGAAGTGAAAAACCTGACCTTGCACTAGGTTCACACCTTTCCAAGATATTTCTACATTGACACTAGGCTAAGCTGAACTCTATCATACATTAATAAACCTGTTATACAGTAAGGAAACCCGCTGGATTTTCCAACGGTCTAGTGAATGATATATTTTGTCTTGAATAACACAGTAACAAAGTTACTCACAGTGAGGGCTTGCATGGCAACATGTGGGACCTTGTGGTTGACTCTCTTCATCACAGACCTCAGGCAGTCCTTAGCTCTGGGAGAACACAGGCaggtagagacaaacgattaatAGGGCACACAAGTAGTAGGTTATTACAACATGAGTCATCTTCAATATACGCTTATTAATTGCATATTAAAATACCCCACTCCCCTCCAATCTTCCTGGAGACCTGCTGTTACACTATTATGAGTCTGTAGATGCACATATTACAAATACTTGGAAGCAATGTTCCCTATAAGAGAAGCACGAGATTAGTAAGTTGAATGAAGTTCAGAGTTTGCCGTTAAAAAAAAAGACAAGTAACGTTTTcttttactgtgggaattgtgatcgaatcaatgcaat includes these proteins:
- the LOC115160937 gene encoding signal transducing adapter molecule 2; amino-acid sequence: MPLFAQNPFDQDVEKTTNETNTVEDWALIMDICDRVGHTPNGAKDCLRSVMKRVNHKVPHVAMQALTLLAACVNNSGRIFHLEICSRDFATEVRAILSRAHPKVCDKLKGMMVEWCDEFQKDPQLSLISATIKSLREEGVVFPSSGSQGSSLKVTTPAVSKPSDDDDLAKAIKLSLQEQKQHAETRPLTVSADPPFNTNGGGGSKDSRKVRALYDFEAAEDNELTFKTGELILVLDDSDSNWWKGENHRGVGLFPSNFVTTNLNAEPELVTYVEKTPAPEEPSIEAIVESEPVFIDEEKMDGALYLLQNADPADAAPDCTELVQLEGACEQMNPMIDDKLEDIDRQHSELSELNVKVLEALELYNKLMNEEPFYTAYSKLQSQQQPHYALASQLPMQGYPGQAGSSYMPPGMPQGPPGQQAYMGSDQPGPLQSLPPNVTSPNGQPAQLPYSVPYAPAGYPPQMGVAPQMDMSAYQNSNLPPASYQMASSLHQAPQQQQAYYQQPLL